From a single Bacillus gobiensis genomic region:
- a CDS encoding LacI family DNA-binding transcriptional regulator: MENKKKITITDVADKAGVSKSTVSQYLNKRYQYMSSETKNKIAKVIEELNFRPNDNARNLKVKKTKVVGIVLANLLHHLSTEIVRVVEERLQSHEIKVFICNSDDSPEKESDYIDLLISKQVDGIIIFPVGNDPKVYNYVISYGIPLVFIDRIVDGVTTDCILLDNKAACRLAVSQLQNKGHENIAFLTLPTDIPVSTRRERIEGFKEAMSFYQLEVQENNVFSVPREEIQGVLEQRFLQENKPTAIVAGNDLVLREVLSFINKVSLSMPNDLALVSIDEVTYSNLYNPSITTVNQPVKEMGEKTADILLDRINGKTDDPFRVYRFAPELIIRGSC, encoded by the coding sequence ATTACTGATGTGGCTGATAAAGCTGGTGTTTCGAAAAGTACAGTCTCCCAATATCTTAATAAACGATATCAGTATATGAGTTCAGAAACAAAAAATAAAATAGCAAAAGTAATTGAAGAGCTGAATTTTCGCCCAAATGACAACGCACGAAATTTAAAAGTGAAGAAAACGAAAGTTGTGGGGATCGTTTTAGCGAATCTGCTTCACCACCTTTCAACAGAAATTGTTCGTGTTGTAGAAGAACGGCTCCAATCTCATGAAATTAAAGTGTTTATTTGTAATTCAGATGACAGCCCTGAAAAGGAATCCGACTATATAGACTTATTAATTTCAAAACAAGTGGATGGCATTATTATTTTTCCAGTTGGGAATGACCCTAAAGTTTACAATTACGTGATTTCATACGGAATTCCACTCGTTTTTATTGACCGGATCGTGGATGGTGTGACGACAGATTGTATCCTTTTGGACAATAAAGCGGCTTGTCGCCTGGCTGTTTCTCAGCTGCAAAACAAAGGCCATGAAAATATTGCTTTCTTGACACTGCCGACAGACATCCCGGTGTCAACAAGGAGAGAAAGAATTGAAGGGTTTAAGGAGGCAATGTCTTTTTATCAATTGGAGGTACAAGAGAACAATGTGTTTTCTGTTCCGAGAGAAGAAATACAAGGAGTTTTGGAACAACGGTTTCTGCAGGAAAATAAACCGACGGCGATCGTTGCGGGAAATGACCTGGTGTTGCGCGAAGTACTTTCTTTTATTAATAAGGTCAGCTTGTCTATGCCGAACGATTTGGCATTGGTGAGCATCGATGAAGTAACATACTCCAATTTGTATAATCCCTCGATTACGACCGTTAACCAGCCCGTAAAAGAAATGGGAGAAAAAACCGCAGACATTTTGTTGGACAGGATTAACGGAAAGACAGATGACCCGTTTCGTGTTTACCGATTTGCGCCTGAGTTAATCATTAGAGGTTCGTGTTAA
- a CDS encoding glucose 1-dehydrogenase → MYTDLAGKTAIVTGSSKGIGKAIAERFGKEKMNVVVNYRSDPEGGEETAKNIEKSGGKAVAVKADVSSEEGISALINAAVENFGTIDVMVNNSGFNGDEVLPHEMTLEQWRKVIDVNLTGTFLGAKEAISYMLENDIKGTVLNISSVHQQIPRPGNVHYSSSKGGMKLMTETLALDYAEKSIRVNSLAPGTIATESNPDLEGEAKEAQLKKIPMKTFGKPEEVAAAAAWLVSEEASYVTGATLFVDGGMTLYPSQLESN, encoded by the coding sequence ATGTATACCGATTTAGCAGGAAAAACAGCAATTGTTACAGGCTCTTCCAAAGGGATTGGAAAGGCGATTGCCGAACGATTTGGCAAAGAAAAAATGAACGTAGTGGTCAACTATCGCAGTGATCCTGAAGGCGGGGAGGAAACTGCAAAAAATATTGAAAAAAGCGGCGGCAAAGCAGTTGCGGTGAAAGCGGATGTTTCTTCCGAAGAAGGCATCTCCGCGCTGATAAATGCAGCAGTCGAAAATTTTGGAACGATAGATGTTATGGTGAATAATTCTGGATTTAACGGGGATGAGGTTCTCCCGCATGAAATGACGCTTGAACAATGGAGAAAAGTAATAGATGTCAATCTGACAGGAACCTTTTTAGGAGCAAAAGAAGCAATCAGTTATATGCTTGAAAATGATATCAAAGGAACGGTTTTGAATATTTCAAGTGTTCACCAGCAAATTCCGCGTCCAGGCAATGTCCATTATTCTTCATCTAAGGGCGGAATGAAGCTGATGACCGAAACGCTGGCATTGGATTATGCGGAAAAATCAATTCGTGTCAATTCACTTGCACCGGGTACAATTGCGACAGAAAGCAATCCCGATCTAGAAGGTGAAGCGAAAGAGGCACAGCTGAAAAAAATCCCAATGAAAACGTTCGGGAAACCGGAAGAAGTAGCAGCTGCCGCAGCATGGCTTGTATCTGAAGAAGCAAGCTATGTAACAGGAGCAACTCTCTTTGTGGATGGCGGAATGACCTTGTATCCTTCTCAACTAGAGTCGAATTAA
- a CDS encoding manganese-dependent inorganic pyrophosphatase has product MGKTLIFGHKNPDTDTICSAIAYADLKNKLGMDAEPVRLGTVNEETQYALDQFQAEVPRLVETVADEVEQVILVDHNERQQSAADIQNVRVIEVIDHHRISNFETSDPLYYRAEPVGCTATILNKLYKENGISVPKNIAGLMLSAIISDSLLFKSPTCTEEDVAAAKELAEIAEVDADSYGLEMLKAGADLSGKSIQELITLDAKEFQMGSYKVEVAQVNTVDTNEVLARQEELEAAFAKAIADKDLNLFLFVITDILNNDSVVLVSGDASNAVEEAFDVKLENGTALLKGVVSRKKQIVPPLTATLKN; this is encoded by the coding sequence ATGGGAAAAACACTTATCTTTGGTCATAAAAATCCAGACACAGACACGATCTGTTCTGCAATCGCGTATGCAGATTTAAAAAACAAATTAGGCATGGATGCTGAACCCGTCCGTTTAGGTACGGTCAATGAAGAAACACAATATGCACTTGATCAATTTCAAGCGGAAGTTCCCCGCCTCGTAGAAACAGTGGCGGATGAAGTTGAACAAGTCATCCTGGTTGATCATAACGAACGCCAGCAAAGTGCGGCTGATATTCAGAATGTCCGCGTCATTGAAGTCATCGACCATCACCGTATTTCAAATTTCGAAACAAGTGATCCGTTGTATTACCGCGCTGAGCCTGTTGGATGTACGGCAACCATTTTAAACAAGCTGTACAAGGAAAACGGAATTTCAGTGCCAAAAAATATTGCGGGTTTAATGCTGTCTGCAATTATTTCTGATTCACTCTTATTCAAGTCGCCAACGTGTACTGAAGAAGATGTTGCCGCGGCAAAAGAATTAGCTGAAATTGCAGAAGTCGATGCTGATAGCTATGGTTTAGAAATGCTTAAAGCAGGTGCCGATCTCAGTGGCAAATCGATCCAAGAGCTGATTACTCTTGATGCAAAAGAATTTCAAATGGGAAGCTACAAAGTGGAAGTTGCTCAAGTAAATACAGTAGACACGAATGAAGTGCTTGCCCGTCAGGAAGAACTGGAAGCTGCATTTGCGAAAGCGATAGCCGACAAAGATTTAAATTTATTCTTATTTGTCATTACAGATATTTTAAATAATGATTCTGTTGTCCTCGTCTCAGGTGACGCTTCAAATGCAGTAGAGGAAGCCTTTGACGTAAAGCTTGAAAATGGTACAGCCCTTTTAAAAGGAGTCGTTTCCCGCAAAAAACAAATCGTACCGCCGCTAACAGCAACGTTAAAAAATTAA